From the Streptomyces sp. Tu 2975 genome, one window contains:
- a CDS encoding N-formylglutamate amidohydrolase translates to MNDTSTPAPFQLLPGAADSPVILHVPHSARAVPDDVRAGIVLDDTALQLELDHITDSHTAEIAAGAAGSAAVAPWRFVNGLSRLVVDPERFPDEREEMLAVGMGAVYTRTTHREQLRPSAFDPATLIANYFVPYARAVAEAVDARLDAVGRAVVIDVHSYPTEPLPYELHGDGPRPPVCLGTDSFHTPPELLAAARKAFSGFGGTGLDSPFAGTYVPLKHYGRDRRVGALMIEIRRDVYMSEPGGPAGHGLEALAAALAELVDAVGASA, encoded by the coding sequence GTGAACGACACCAGCACCCCGGCACCCTTCCAGCTCCTGCCCGGAGCGGCCGACTCCCCCGTGATTCTGCACGTCCCGCACTCCGCCCGGGCCGTGCCCGACGACGTACGCGCCGGCATAGTGCTGGACGACACGGCGCTCCAGCTGGAGCTCGACCACATCACCGACTCCCACACCGCCGAGATCGCCGCGGGTGCCGCCGGGTCCGCGGCCGTCGCACCCTGGCGCTTCGTCAACGGGCTCTCGCGTCTCGTCGTCGACCCCGAGCGCTTCCCCGACGAGCGGGAGGAAATGCTCGCGGTCGGCATGGGCGCCGTCTACACGCGGACCACGCACCGGGAGCAGTTGCGCCCGTCGGCCTTCGACCCGGCAACGTTGATCGCGAACTACTTCGTTCCGTACGCGCGGGCCGTCGCCGAGGCCGTGGACGCCCGGCTGGACGCCGTGGGACGGGCGGTCGTGATCGACGTGCACTCGTATCCGACCGAGCCCCTCCCGTACGAGCTGCACGGCGACGGACCCCGGCCCCCGGTCTGCCTCGGCACGGACTCCTTCCACACGCCCCCGGAGCTGCTCGCCGCGGCGCGGAAGGCGTTCTCGGGCTTCGGCGGCACCGGGCTGGACAGCCCGTTCGCGGGGACGTACGTCCCGTTGAAGCACTACGGCCGGGACCGGCGGGTCGGAGCGCTGATGATCGAGATACGCCGCGACGTCTACATGTCGGAGCCGGGCGGCCCCGCCGGCCACGGCCTCGAGGCCCTGGCCGCGGCGCTCGCCGAACTCGTGGACGCGGTGGGGGCGTCGGCCTGA
- a CDS encoding MerR family transcriptional regulator: protein MPDATDTDGLTVGQVSTRVGVTVRALHHWDEIGLARPSLRTAAGYRLYTAGDLERLHRIVVYRETGLGLDRIRAVLDDSTADVPGALRAQRTQVAERIDRLQQLGAGLDRMIEAHERGLLLTVEQQAAIFGPRWNPDWPAQARQRYGDTTQWQQYAERSASRGPEEWQAVADEVADFDRALVDAMDAGVTPGSPEANQLVERHREVFASYFPLTRQMQVCLGRMYEADPGFAAHYDGMRAGLAAWFRRIIDAGARAHGVDPDTATWQ from the coding sequence ATGCCTGATGCCACTGACACCGATGGCCTGACGGTCGGTCAGGTCTCGACGCGTGTGGGCGTGACGGTCCGCGCGCTGCACCACTGGGACGAGATCGGTCTGGCGCGACCGTCGCTGCGCACGGCCGCCGGATACCGGCTCTACACCGCCGGCGATCTGGAACGCCTGCACCGCATCGTCGTCTACCGTGAGACGGGTCTCGGCCTGGACAGGATCCGGGCCGTCCTGGACGACTCGACCGCAGACGTGCCCGGCGCATTGCGCGCGCAGCGCACCCAGGTTGCTGAACGGATCGACCGCCTCCAGCAACTCGGTGCCGGACTGGACCGGATGATCGAGGCACACGAGCGCGGCCTGCTGCTGACCGTCGAGCAGCAGGCCGCGATCTTCGGTCCCCGGTGGAACCCGGACTGGCCCGCCCAAGCCCGTCAGCGCTACGGCGACACGACGCAGTGGCAGCAGTACGCCGAACGATCGGCCTCTCGCGGTCCGGAGGAATGGCAGGCCGTCGCCGACGAGGTCGCCGACTTCGACCGCGCCCTCGTCGATGCGATGGACGCCGGCGTCACACCCGGTAGCCCGGAAGCGAATCAACTCGTCGAGCGGCACCGCGAGGTCTTCGCTTCGTACTTTCCCCTCACCAGGCAGATGCAGGTCTGTCTCGGCCGCATGTACGAGGCCGATCCGGGATTTGCCGCCCACTACGACGGCATGCGCGCCGGCCTTGCCGCATGGTTCCGTCGCATCATCGACGCCGGCGCTCGCGCTCACGGCGTCGACCCCGACACCGCGACCTGGCAGTAG
- a CDS encoding restriction endonuclease, whose amino-acid sequence MVLFFGLVAIILCAVGLTLKLIVRAAEERPAAAVAVAVALCSAVAGLGSARRRRTAKRLAEDLSDLTHHAAGTSAAEKVRTPAPVSEGEEAPATFEADDLAAMDPADFEQAVAALCERDGCRDVQVVGGAGDLGADVIATTPDGRRVVMQCKRYGPMNKVGSQEVQRFGGTCFAVHEASVAAVVTTGEFTQPAAEYAEQCGIRCFDHQSLVAWTDGSGPAPWEAEPPSASAVPGTGHAAEDGIAGN is encoded by the coding sequence TTGGTCCTCTTCTTCGGACTCGTCGCCATCATTCTCTGCGCCGTCGGGCTCACGCTGAAGCTCATCGTCAGAGCGGCCGAGGAACGGCCCGCGGCGGCGGTGGCCGTAGCGGTCGCCCTGTGTTCGGCAGTTGCGGGGCTGGGCAGCGCCCGCCGTCGCCGGACGGCCAAGCGGCTCGCCGAGGACCTCTCGGACCTGACGCACCACGCCGCCGGCACGAGCGCGGCGGAAAAGGTGCGGACACCTGCCCCGGTGTCCGAAGGCGAGGAAGCGCCGGCGACGTTCGAGGCGGACGACCTCGCGGCCATGGACCCCGCCGACTTCGAACAGGCCGTCGCCGCGCTGTGCGAACGCGACGGCTGCCGGGACGTCCAGGTCGTCGGAGGTGCGGGCGACCTCGGCGCGGACGTGATCGCCACCACACCGGACGGCAGGCGTGTCGTCATGCAGTGCAAGCGCTACGGCCCGATGAACAAGGTCGGATCCCAGGAGGTTCAACGCTTCGGCGGCACGTGTTTCGCCGTGCATGAGGCGAGTGTGGCGGCCGTCGTGACCACGGGCGAGTTCACGCAGCCTGCGGCCGAGTACGCCGAACAGTGCGGGATCCGCTGCTTCGACCATCAGAGCCTCGTCGCCTGGACCGACGGCAGCGGGCCGGCCCCGTGGGAGGCGGAACCGCCTTCGGCGTCCGCCGTCCCCGGCACCGGACACGCGGCCGAGGACGGCATTGCCGGCAACTGA
- a CDS encoding isochorismatase family protein, whose product MTHLLLPVEALIVVDVQSAFVTGGGAVPDAARLVDRTTDLIARARKSGALVVHLQNDGPAGSEDEPHTPGWELHHPVRNCAAEVVIRKPQDDGFVRTSLGSLLTDSGVKSLAVCGVMSEMCVQATARTALALGYRVVLPHDAHATQNIPAAPGISDAIPAATVSRVAEWALGSDVEITAHASDVHFTALRPQRLR is encoded by the coding sequence ATGACTCATCTCCTCCTCCCCGTGGAGGCCTTGATCGTGGTGGACGTCCAGTCGGCATTCGTCACCGGCGGCGGAGCAGTCCCCGACGCGGCCCGCCTGGTGGACCGGACGACCGACCTGATAGCCCGGGCGAGGAAGAGCGGGGCGCTCGTCGTCCATCTGCAGAACGACGGGCCCGCCGGGTCGGAGGACGAACCGCACACTCCCGGTTGGGAGCTTCACCATCCCGTCCGCAACTGCGCCGCAGAGGTCGTGATCCGCAAACCCCAGGACGACGGCTTCGTACGGACCTCGCTGGGGAGCCTGCTCACCGACTCGGGCGTCAAGTCGCTCGCCGTCTGCGGTGTGATGTCGGAGATGTGCGTCCAGGCGACCGCGCGCACGGCCCTCGCGCTCGGCTACCGGGTCGTCCTGCCGCACGACGCGCATGCGACGCAGAACATCCCGGCAGCGCCCGGAATCAGCGACGCGATTCCCGCCGCCACGGTCTCACGGGTCGCCGAGTGGGCCCTGGGGAGCGACGTCGAGATCACGGCACACGCTTCGGACGTGCACTTCACGGCCCTTCGTCCTCAGCGGCTCCGCTGA
- a CDS encoding DUF6411 family protein, whose product MMIAGIIAVCVVLAVLAFLLPRLSRHPERGTQRTLGLGSRAGSKAPGFLGRIFSKPFRSSSRAVSRSGSAGRRTRGRMPF is encoded by the coding sequence ATGATGATCGCCGGAATCATTGCAGTGTGCGTCGTCCTCGCCGTGCTGGCGTTCCTCCTGCCGCGCCTGTCGCGCCACCCCGAGCGCGGTACGCAACGCACCCTCGGCCTGGGGTCCCGTGCGGGCAGCAAGGCCCCCGGCTTCCTGGGCCGGATATTCAGCAAACCGTTCCGCAGCAGCTCCCGCGCCGTGAGCCGCAGCGGTTCCGCGGGCCGCCGCACCCGCGGACGTATGCCCTTCTAG
- a CDS encoding hemerythrin domain-containing protein, which translates to MSSATTDVVELILRDHRTMEELFRTLRSAEADRAAALREFSALLVAHSEAEEDEVYPALRRYKNVDGDDVEHGVHEHEEANEALLALLEVKDTMSEEWEEKLEALVAAVNHHVDEEERTLLNDTRENVADDRRAELGKAFLEARAKHLDADCGSVDHVRELVG; encoded by the coding sequence ATGTCGTCAGCGACCACCGATGTCGTCGAGCTGATTCTGCGGGACCACCGCACAATGGAGGAGCTCTTCCGCACCCTGCGCAGCGCCGAAGCCGATCGCGCCGCCGCTCTGCGTGAGTTCTCCGCTCTTCTCGTCGCCCACTCGGAGGCAGAGGAGGACGAGGTCTATCCCGCACTACGGCGCTACAAGAACGTGGACGGCGACGATGTCGAGCACGGGGTCCACGAGCACGAGGAGGCCAACGAGGCCCTGCTCGCGCTGCTCGAGGTGAAGGACACCATGTCGGAGGAGTGGGAGGAGAAGCTCGAAGCGCTCGTCGCGGCGGTCAACCACCACGTCGACGAGGAGGAGCGGACGCTGCTCAACGACACGCGCGAGAACGTCGCCGACGACCGCCGGGCCGAGCTGGGCAAGGCCTTCCTCGAGGCCCGGGCCAAGCACCTCGACGCCGACTGCGGCAGCGTCGACCACGTACGCGAACTGGTCGGCTGA
- a CDS encoding alpha/beta hydrolase: MVEIETRTLETPGAKIWYDVRGGRADAGAGDPVLFLVGSPMDASGFVTLASHFTDRTVVTYDPRGAGRSIREDGAVEIVPEEHADDLRRVIEALDAGAVDMFASSGGAVNALALVSRHPELVRTLVAHEPPAAPVLPDSEAALAVCADIHATYMRDGLGPAMAKFIAMAGRKGPFPDDWADEPAPDPAAFGLPTEDDGSRDDPLLGQNMRGCTGYRPDFGALRAASTRIVVAAGKESEGEFCARAAAEVAAGLGTEPAIFPSNHGGFMGGEYGQHGAPAEFAQALREVLYVER, encoded by the coding sequence ATGGTCGAGATCGAGACCCGCACGCTGGAGACCCCCGGCGCGAAGATCTGGTACGACGTGCGGGGAGGCCGGGCCGATGCCGGGGCCGGTGACCCTGTCCTGTTCCTGGTCGGCTCACCGATGGACGCGAGCGGTTTCGTCACGCTGGCGTCGCACTTCACCGACCGGACGGTCGTCACCTACGACCCGCGCGGCGCCGGCCGCAGCATCCGTGAGGACGGGGCGGTGGAGATCGTGCCCGAGGAGCACGCCGACGATCTGCGGCGGGTGATCGAGGCGCTCGATGCCGGGGCGGTGGACATGTTCGCGAGCAGCGGTGGGGCCGTCAACGCGCTCGCCCTGGTGTCGCGGCACCCGGAACTGGTGCGCACACTCGTCGCGCACGAGCCGCCGGCGGCGCCGGTCCTGCCGGACAGCGAGGCGGCGCTGGCGGTCTGCGCGGACATCCATGCGACGTACATGCGGGACGGACTGGGGCCCGCGATGGCGAAGTTCATCGCGATGGCGGGCCGCAAGGGGCCCTTCCCGGACGACTGGGCCGACGAGCCGGCTCCCGACCCCGCCGCCTTCGGGCTGCCGACCGAGGACGACGGCTCACGCGACGACCCGCTCCTGGGCCAGAACATGCGCGGCTGCACCGGCTACCGGCCCGACTTCGGCGCGCTGCGCGCCGCCTCCACGCGCATCGTCGTCGCGGCGGGCAAGGAGTCGGAGGGCGAGTTCTGCGCCCGCGCCGCAGCGGAGGTCGCCGCGGGGCTGGGCACCGAACCGGCGATCTTCCCCAGCAACCACGGCGGCTTCATGGGCGGCGAGTACGGCCAGCACGGGGCACCGGCCGAGTTCGCGCAGGCTCTCCGCGAGGTGCTGTACGTGGAGCGCTGA
- a CDS encoding serpin family protein, with protein MQPTATSVRAVNRLTERWAGSLRGAGGTVVSATSLWPLLAFLQDAAGGPARDELGDATGLPAAEAAGAARGLLEALGAVRGTRNALGLWTRADLPLHADWRARLPAGTVGTITGDPAADRRTLDGWADERTEGLIRSMPVGIDDSTQLVLAAAQSVRTRWLRPFHETEVVPEDGPWQGQLLLGLHRTTSLLDRVAVAETPDGPVTLLKILGSTGVDVHLLLGSVDMPPAQVLSHGIGTLAGAGAGAGAGPVPGDRLPLGEAGPGLRVSTVRRRTPRPVLEVLTVAYRVEADHDLLKVPSLFGLSTATDASHGHFPGISPCPLAVGSAGQGAVAVFDAKGFESATVTAISVMVGGAPPPPRYTVRHVEAVLDRPFGFLTVHRTSRLVLSAGWVTEPLPFPEDHEHDENRGYDEGPRLDEGRGRDEAVRP; from the coding sequence GTGCAGCCGACAGCCACGTCCGTACGTGCCGTGAACCGGCTCACCGAGCGGTGGGCGGGCAGCCTGCGGGGGGCGGGCGGGACCGTCGTCTCCGCCACTAGCCTGTGGCCGCTGCTCGCGTTCCTTCAAGACGCCGCCGGCGGACCGGCGCGGGACGAACTAGGGGACGCGACCGGTCTACCTGCGGCCGAGGCGGCCGGAGCCGCGCGCGGACTCCTCGAGGCGCTCGGCGCGGTCCGCGGCACGCGTAACGCGCTCGGTCTCTGGACCCGAGCCGATCTGCCGCTGCACGCCGACTGGAGGGCACGACTGCCCGCCGGAACGGTCGGCACCATCACCGGAGACCCGGCAGCCGACCGCAGGACGCTCGACGGATGGGCCGATGAGCGCACCGAAGGCCTGATCCGCAGCATGCCGGTGGGCATCGACGACTCCACTCAACTCGTGCTGGCTGCCGCGCAGTCGGTGCGGACGCGATGGCTGCGGCCGTTCCACGAGACAGAGGTGGTCCCGGAAGACGGCCCGTGGCAGGGGCAGCTGCTGCTCGGGCTGCACCGCACCACCTCGCTGTTGGACCGGGTGGCCGTGGCGGAGACCCCGGACGGTCCTGTGACGCTGCTCAAGATCCTCGGCAGCACCGGCGTCGACGTCCACCTCCTCCTGGGGTCCGTTGATATGCCGCCCGCTCAGGTGCTGAGTCACGGAATCGGCACTCTCGCAGGCGCAGGCGCAGGCGCAGGCGCCGGCCCGGTGCCCGGTGACCGCCTTCCCCTCGGAGAGGCCGGCCCGGGTCTGAGGGTGTCGACCGTGCGCCGCCGAACCCCGCGGCCCGTTCTCGAAGTCCTCACGGTCGCGTACCGCGTCGAGGCGGACCACGATCTGCTGAAGGTACCCTCGCTGTTCGGCCTGTCCACGGCCACGGACGCGAGCCACGGCCACTTCCCGGGCATCAGCCCTTGTCCGCTGGCGGTCGGTTCGGCCGGCCAGGGCGCCGTTGCCGTGTTCGACGCCAAGGGCTTCGAGTCCGCGACCGTGACCGCGATCAGCGTCATGGTCGGCGGTGCGCCACCCCCGCCGCGGTACACCGTCCGCCACGTCGAGGCGGTCCTCGACCGCCCGTTCGGCTTCCTGACCGTTCACCGCACCTCCCGTCTGGTCCTGTCGGCGGGATGGGTGACCGAGCCCCTGCCCTTCCCCGAGGACCACGAGCACGACGAGAACCGTGGGTACGACGAGGGCCCCCGGCTCGACGAGGGCCGCGGGCGCGACGAGGCGGTCAGGCCGTGA
- a CDS encoding GDSL-type esterase/lipase family protein, with translation MDHQPDPRPAAPTTPRTTEWVTTPLTEELLRGALDLERTEQGLLPHRLPARARAQFPDGQVALAESQPSGVRVVFRTRATAVELDTLRTKVAYEGAPPRPDGVYDLLVDREPAGRASVTGGNVLMTDMATGSVESRPGPVGTVRFTGLPDRVKDVEIWLPYNEITQLVALRTDAPVEPVPDQGRRVWLHHGSSISHGSDAESPTTTWPALAALRGGVELTNLGLGGGALLDPFTARALRDTPADLISVKIGINLVNTDLMRLRAFTPAVHGFLDTIREGHPTTPLLVVSPVYCRIHEDTPGPTLPDFSELGTGTLRLLAAGDPAERAAGKLTLNVIRAELARIVQQRASDDPHLHHLDGRDLYGEADFADLPLPDELHPDAATHRLMGERFAELAFRDGGPFAVGGS, from the coding sequence ATGGACCACCAGCCCGATCCCCGCCCCGCCGCCCCCACCACGCCCCGTACGACCGAGTGGGTCACCACACCCCTCACCGAGGAGCTCCTGCGCGGCGCGCTCGATCTGGAGCGCACCGAGCAGGGTCTGTTGCCGCACCGGCTGCCCGCGCGTGCCCGGGCGCAGTTCCCCGACGGGCAGGTGGCCCTGGCGGAGTCCCAGCCTTCCGGCGTGCGGGTGGTGTTCCGTACCCGGGCCACCGCCGTCGAGCTGGACACCCTCCGCACCAAGGTGGCCTACGAGGGCGCTCCGCCCCGGCCCGACGGTGTGTACGACCTGCTCGTGGACAGAGAGCCGGCCGGGCGTGCCAGTGTCACCGGCGGCAACGTCCTGATGACGGACATGGCCACCGGGTCGGTGGAGAGCCGGCCCGGCCCGGTCGGCACCGTCCGCTTCACGGGGCTGCCGGACCGGGTGAAGGACGTCGAGATCTGGCTGCCGTACAACGAGATCACCCAGCTGGTGGCCCTGCGTACCGACGCACCCGTCGAGCCCGTTCCCGACCAGGGCCGCAGGGTGTGGCTGCATCACGGCAGTTCGATCAGCCACGGCTCCGACGCCGAGAGCCCGACGACGACCTGGCCGGCGCTGGCCGCTTTGCGCGGCGGCGTGGAGCTGACCAACCTCGGCCTGGGTGGCGGCGCCCTGCTCGACCCCTTTACGGCCCGCGCCCTGCGGGACACCCCCGCCGACCTCATCAGTGTCAAGATCGGCATCAACCTGGTCAATACCGACCTGATGCGTCTGCGTGCCTTCACCCCCGCGGTGCACGGCTTCCTCGACACGATCCGCGAGGGGCATCCCACGACGCCGCTGCTGGTCGTGTCGCCGGTGTACTGCCGCATCCACGAGGACACCCCGGGCCCCACCCTCCCGGACTTCAGCGAACTCGGCACGGGGACACTGCGGTTGCTGGCGGCGGGCGACCCGGCGGAGCGCGCCGCGGGGAAGCTGACGCTCAACGTCATCCGGGCGGAACTGGCCCGCATCGTGCAACAGCGGGCGTCCGACGACCCCCACCTGCACCACCTCGACGGCCGCGACCTTTACGGCGAGGCGGACTTCGCCGACCTGCCGCTGCCGGACGAGCTCCATCCGGACGCCGCGACACACCGCCTCATGGGCGAACGCTTCGCCGAGCTGGCCTTCCGTGACGGAGGACCGTTCGCCGTCGGCGGGTCCTGA
- a CDS encoding NAD(P)-binding domain-containing protein — translation MNNEPDTPVTVIGLGLMGQALAGAFLEAGHPTTVWNRTASKADQLVADGAQLAPTVGDAIRAGSLTIICVTDYDAVRELLGASDVDLNGTTLINLTSGDSAQAREAARWAEQRGARYLDGAIMAVPPAIGTAEAVILHSGPQSDFEAHKSTLESLGTVTYLGADHGLASLYDVAGLAMMWSVLNAWLQGTALLRTAGVDAATYAPFAQQIAAGVAEWLPGYAEQIDRGSFPAEVSALETDARAMVHLIEESEAVGVNAELPKLFKAMADRAIAAGHGAEQYPVLIEEFAKPNGDA, via the coding sequence ATGAACAACGAACCCGACACACCTGTAACAGTCATCGGACTCGGACTCATGGGTCAGGCACTCGCCGGCGCCTTCCTGGAAGCCGGGCACCCCACGACCGTGTGGAACCGTACGGCCTCCAAGGCGGACCAGTTGGTGGCCGACGGCGCACAGCTGGCGCCGACGGTAGGCGACGCGATCCGGGCAGGTTCCCTGACGATCATCTGCGTGACCGACTACGACGCCGTGCGGGAACTGCTCGGCGCGAGCGATGTCGACCTGAACGGCACGACGTTGATCAATTTGACCTCTGGTGACTCGGCCCAGGCCCGGGAAGCCGCCCGATGGGCCGAGCAGCGAGGCGCCCGCTACCTGGACGGCGCCATCATGGCCGTCCCGCCTGCCATCGGAACAGCGGAGGCGGTGATTCTGCACAGCGGTCCGCAGTCGGACTTCGAGGCGCACAAGTCGACACTCGAGAGCCTCGGCACCGTCACCTACCTCGGTGCGGACCATGGGCTGGCGTCCCTGTACGACGTGGCCGGCCTCGCCATGATGTGGAGCGTCCTGAACGCCTGGCTCCAGGGCACCGCCTTGCTCAGGACGGCCGGTGTCGACGCCGCGACGTATGCGCCGTTCGCGCAGCAGATCGCTGCCGGCGTGGCCGAATGGCTGCCCGGCTATGCCGAGCAGATCGACAGAGGCTCCTTCCCGGCCGAGGTGTCCGCGCTGGAGACCGACGCCCGGGCGATGGTGCATTTGATCGAGGAGAGCGAGGCGGTGGGGGTCAACGCCGAACTGCCGAAGCTGTTCAAGGCGATGGCCGACCGTGCGATCGCCGCCGGACACGGCGCGGAGCAGTATCCCGTGCTGATCGAAGAGTTCGCCAAACCCAACGGCGACGCCTGA
- a CDS encoding DUF6336 family protein, with protein sequence MTADTRRTGSSPAFRPATDQDGVRLPRLRLKDVLVRGAAHGIAAIVLLAATMLFVTDHHDRETFLAVVAGFSAVSAGTGIVFGAFFWAVCSGDIRRWRDRRTLVGQTDAVTIMAPALVRTGVLALVLFPGAWGLYHLVDDAAYGDWLYGS encoded by the coding sequence ATGACAGCAGACACCCGGCGGACCGGTTCCTCGCCGGCCTTTCGACCTGCCACGGATCAGGACGGCGTCCGCCTGCCGAGGCTGCGCCTCAAGGACGTCCTCGTGCGCGGCGCCGCGCACGGGATCGCCGCGATCGTTCTGCTCGCCGCGACGATGCTCTTCGTCACGGACCACCATGACCGCGAGACGTTCCTGGCCGTTGTGGCGGGGTTCTCCGCCGTGTCAGCCGGAACCGGCATCGTCTTCGGAGCCTTCTTCTGGGCGGTGTGCTCCGGTGACATCAGGCGCTGGCGCGACCGGCGCACCCTCGTCGGTCAGACGGACGCGGTGACGATCATGGCGCCTGCGCTCGTGCGGACCGGGGTGCTCGCCCTCGTTCTCTTCCCGGGCGCCTGGGGCCTCTACCACCTCGTGGACGACGCGGCGTACGGCGACTGGCTCTACGGGAGTTGA
- a CDS encoding VOC family protein: protein MSDYYNAFETSPVPAPGPDAVPPELFRGIYGMPAFVTIPTSDLAASVDFWIRGLGFFELFSIPDRLVHLRRWAFQDVLLVAAASAPEQAPAMSVSFSCVLSQVDSLVDSCRALRPHSVDGPRDTPWNTRDVAVITPENARIVFTAAKPFDPASEEARNLAAIGITPPGVVRGDNEEHA from the coding sequence ATGAGCGACTACTACAACGCGTTCGAGACGAGTCCCGTGCCCGCTCCCGGCCCGGATGCGGTTCCGCCGGAGCTGTTCCGCGGCATCTACGGAATGCCCGCGTTCGTGACGATCCCCACGAGCGACCTGGCGGCGTCGGTGGACTTCTGGATTCGCGGGCTCGGGTTCTTCGAGCTGTTCAGCATCCCCGACAGGCTGGTCCATCTGCGCCGGTGGGCGTTCCAGGACGTACTCCTCGTCGCGGCGGCGAGCGCTCCGGAGCAGGCGCCTGCGATGAGCGTCAGTTTCTCGTGCGTGCTCAGCCAGGTCGACTCCCTTGTCGACTCCTGTCGTGCGTTGCGCCCGCACTCGGTCGACGGTCCACGGGACACCCCCTGGAACACCCGCGATGTGGCCGTGATCACCCCCGAGAACGCACGGATCGTTTTCACTGCGGCGAAGCCCTTCGATCCGGCCAGTGAGGAGGCGCGGAACCTTGCAGCCATCGGGATCACCCCACCGGGCGTCGTTCGCGGCGACAATGAGGAGCATGCCTGA
- a CDS encoding NUDIX domain-containing protein: protein MSFRLAAYAVCIEDGRVLLARHVSPKGESTWTLPGGRVEHAEDPFDAVIRELAEETGCDAMVERLLGVDSRVIPAAAARAGVEHQNVGIFYQVRVTGGRLRPEPTGETAESIWTPVPDVACLRRSSLVDIGVALALTVPATGHVAPVPVGGLIQH, encoded by the coding sequence ATGAGTTTCCGGTTGGCGGCCTACGCCGTGTGCATCGAGGACGGACGGGTGCTGCTGGCGCGGCACGTGTCACCGAAGGGCGAGTCGACGTGGACTCTTCCGGGCGGCAGGGTCGAGCATGCGGAAGATCCGTTCGACGCTGTGATCCGGGAACTTGCTGAGGAGACCGGCTGTGACGCCATGGTCGAACGCCTGCTGGGCGTGGACTCGAGGGTGATCCCCGCGGCAGCCGCGCGTGCTGGGGTCGAGCACCAGAATGTCGGCATCTTCTACCAGGTCCGCGTCACCGGCGGCCGACTCCGCCCTGAGCCGACCGGTGAAACCGCCGAGTCGATCTGGACGCCCGTTCCCGACGTCGCTTGCCTGCGCCGCTCGTCACTGGTGGACATCGGCGTCGCCCTGGCGCTGACGGTTCCGGCAACAGGCCACGTCGCTCCCGTCCCTGTCGGCGGCCTGATCCAGCACTGA
- a CDS encoding MerR family transcriptional regulator, protein MRIGELSRRTGVNAHQLRYYEAQGLLEADRGANGYREYDESAVLRVRQIRHLLGAGLSSEDIAYLLPCAVGEVPELLGCPELLAAMRSRLQRLDDQMATLARSRDALTGYIDAAERMGGESYPPIEDTELQSVPA, encoded by the coding sequence ATGCGGATCGGGGAACTCAGTCGCCGGACGGGCGTCAACGCCCATCAGTTGCGCTACTACGAGGCCCAGGGCCTGCTGGAGGCAGACCGCGGCGCGAACGGCTACCGCGAGTACGACGAGAGCGCCGTGCTGCGGGTGAGGCAGATCCGGCACCTGCTCGGTGCCGGGTTGTCCTCCGAGGACATCGCGTACCTGCTGCCCTGTGCGGTCGGCGAGGTCCCGGAACTGCTCGGCTGCCCCGAGTTGCTGGCCGCGATGCGGTCACGGCTGCAACGACTGGACGACCAGATGGCCACGCTCGCCCGGTCCCGCGACGCTCTCACCGGCTACATCGACGCGGCGGAGCGCATGGGCGGCGAAAGCTATCCGCCCATTGAGGACACCGAGTTGCAGTCCGTTCCCGCCTGA